A section of the Chloroflexaceae bacterium genome encodes:
- a CDS encoding copper resistance protein CopC: MFIRHVWLMVIAMLWMFAVTTSSALAHARLISSNPANGAILSAPPDRVVLVFSEELKPDGNLITVTDASGRQVDRGDTALDLNDPKRATLTVSLQGGLGNGAYTVQWRNMSTDGHSEQGQISFSVGAAPAPLPATGADRQWPLIEALALAAALLVAGTLLRRQQA; the protein is encoded by the coding sequence GTGTTCATCCGGCATGTATGGTTGATGGTCATAGCGATGCTATGGATGTTTGCCGTGACAACCAGTTCGGCGCTGGCCCATGCCCGTCTGATCTCCTCCAACCCGGCGAATGGGGCCATCCTCTCCGCTCCGCCTGACCGAGTCGTGCTGGTCTTCAGTGAAGAGCTGAAACCCGACGGCAACCTGATCACTGTCACCGACGCCAGCGGCAGGCAGGTGGACCGTGGCGACACGGCCCTCGATCTGAACGATCCGAAACGGGCCACGCTGACGGTCTCGCTCCAGGGTGGTCTTGGGAATGGTGCGTACACGGTGCAATGGCGCAACATGAGCACCGATGGCCATAGCGAGCAGGGCCAGATCAGCTTCAGCGTGGGCGCCGCCCCGGCGCCATTGCCGGCAACAGGCGCGGATCGGCAATGGCCGCTGATCGAAGCGCTGGCGCTCGCTGCTGCGCTGCTCGTTGCGGGAACGCTGCTGCGTCGCCAGCAGGCCTGA
- a CDS encoding copper resistance protein CopC/CopD: MHIVDKNLVLLALVCLGMIASARDVWAHPRIIALEPPPGARLTRAPSQVAITFNEPIEALSTLALYSSQGALAARGGERDPADPRRLVLKLPPLAPDLYTVGWTAAGSDGHVVRGMFVFTVLDASLAASDAAPAQMPVAPPASVVQPDRLPLVQSLIRWGLLLGATGAVGGWIFWPWVAVPVLGGTVIASEAVRRWRRWSAGLILAVLIGTPLLFGLYVYESTADLALLRPSLGTRQSLLLAVRMALAIALLVLTATSVTAGAIQRRAPLALLLGAALLLTFALAGHAGAKAEPAMPVLVNWLHLAATSIWAGGVLNLALALPLIRGTDGLPLINALLRRFTPLALGGAAALALSGAAIALREIPSLTALQESAYGRALLVKLLCFGAMLALGAYHGLVAGPRLRAEARSWLARLRYSLLAEGGFALLALGAAGTLTSLPPPVERRGRRSRPRRRRRWRRSCLPLPALSSIRSSRLATCECGCASNQPVRASTSSR, from the coding sequence ATGCACATTGTGGATAAAAACCTCGTACTCCTGGCGCTCGTGTGCCTGGGGATGATCGCCAGCGCGCGCGACGTATGGGCGCACCCCCGGATTATCGCTCTCGAGCCGCCGCCCGGCGCCCGACTTACCCGGGCGCCCTCGCAGGTAGCGATCACCTTTAATGAGCCGATCGAGGCGCTGAGCACCCTGGCGCTCTATAGCAGCCAGGGCGCGCTGGCGGCGCGGGGGGGCGAGCGCGATCCCGCTGATCCCCGCCGGCTGGTGCTGAAGTTGCCGCCCCTGGCGCCAGATCTGTACACCGTGGGGTGGACGGCGGCGGGAAGCGATGGCCACGTGGTGCGCGGCATGTTCGTCTTCACTGTGCTTGACGCATCGCTAGCGGCGTCGGACGCTGCGCCCGCGCAGATGCCGGTTGCGCCCCCGGCGTCGGTGGTGCAACCGGATCGGTTGCCCCTGGTGCAGAGCCTGATCCGTTGGGGGTTGCTGCTCGGAGCGACGGGCGCGGTGGGGGGCTGGATTTTCTGGCCGTGGGTGGCTGTGCCGGTGCTGGGAGGCACAGTGATCGCCTCGGAAGCGGTGCGCCGCTGGCGCCGCTGGAGCGCCGGTCTGATACTCGCAGTGCTGATCGGAACGCCCCTGCTCTTCGGGCTGTATGTGTATGAAAGCACCGCCGACCTGGCGCTGCTCAGGCCATCCCTGGGCACGCGCCAGAGCCTGTTGCTCGCAGTGCGGATGGCGCTGGCCATAGCGCTGCTCGTTCTGACGGCGACCAGCGTCACTGCCGGGGCCATCCAGCGGCGCGCGCCCCTGGCGCTGCTTCTCGGTGCAGCCCTGCTCCTTACCTTCGCCCTGGCGGGTCACGCAGGGGCGAAAGCGGAGCCCGCGATGCCCGTGCTGGTGAACTGGCTGCACCTGGCGGCAACGAGCATCTGGGCCGGGGGGGTGCTCAACCTCGCGCTGGCATTGCCGCTGATCCGGGGAACAGACGGATTGCCCCTGATTAACGCGCTGTTACGGCGCTTCACGCCGCTGGCGCTAGGGGGCGCTGCCGCGCTGGCCCTGAGCGGTGCGGCGATAGCGCTGCGTGAAATTCCCTCACTCACAGCGCTCCAGGAAAGCGCCTACGGTCGCGCTCTGCTGGTGAAGCTACTGTGCTTTGGGGCTATGCTCGCCCTGGGGGCGTACCACGGGCTGGTCGCCGGGCCGCGCCTGCGCGCCGAGGCGCGCTCCTGGCTGGCGCGCCTGCGATACAGCCTGCTGGCCGAGGGAGGATTTGCGCTGCTGGCCCTGGGCGCGGCGGGAACGCTGACGAGCCTGCCCCCGCCGGTGGAGCGCCGGGGCCGGCGGTCTCGGCCCCGGCGCCGACGACGCTGGCGCCGATCGTGCCTCCCGCTGCCGGCGTTGTCTTCGATCAGATCCAGCCGGCTGGCGACCTGCGAGTGCGGTTGCGCGTCGAACCAGCCCGTCCGGGCGTCAACGAGTTCCAGGTAA
- the rpmB gene encoding 50S ribosomal protein L28 — protein MAKRCSLTGRKPSYGHNVSFSKRRTNRRWEPNLHYHRIWVAEEQRFVRLKLSAAALREIEKKGLLGALRDRGLTLKDVEE, from the coding sequence ATGGCTAAACGCTGCAGTCTGACCGGTCGAAAGCCCTCGTACGGGCATAATGTCTCCTTCTCCAAGCGTCGCACCAATCGGCGCTGGGAACCCAATCTCCATTACCACCGCATCTGGGTGGCCGAGGAGCAGCGCTTCGTGCGTCTGAAACTTTCCGCGGCCGCCTTGCGCGAGATCGAGAAGAAAGGGTTGCTGGGCGCTCTGCGCGACCGAGGCCTGACGCTGAAAGACGTAGAGGAGTAG
- a CDS encoding cyclase family protein — translation MCPPRTLDSFTNPEISRRNFLKFGLGAAAAALALPAGAAHATRIRRTTFSNVADLTHRLGTQFPLFPGAAPFTITPAVSHDKDGYYGSILNYWEHSGTHMDAPVHFAKNGLFVDQLPIETLVVPAAVIDISARAARDPDALVTPDDIRAWERRYGRLPDNAAVLMASGWGARAGSVQAFRNTDNSGVMHFPGFGKDAIDFLLTERRISGIGVDTLSLDHGPSTDFAVHYTILPTNRWGLENLANLESIPPSGATLFVGAPKIAAGSGGPTRVMAVW, via the coding sequence ATGTGCCCGCCCCGAACCCTGGATAGCTTTACCAACCCTGAGATCAGCCGGCGCAACTTCCTGAAGTTCGGCCTCGGCGCCGCCGCTGCCGCCCTCGCCTTGCCCGCTGGCGCGGCCCACGCCACCCGTATCCGGCGAACCACCTTCAGCAATGTCGCCGACCTGACCCACCGCCTCGGCACCCAGTTCCCGCTGTTTCCCGGCGCGGCCCCGTTCACCATCACACCGGCGGTCTCGCACGATAAGGACGGGTACTACGGCAGCATCCTGAACTACTGGGAACACTCAGGCACCCATATGGACGCCCCGGTCCATTTCGCGAAAAACGGGTTATTCGTTGATCAGCTTCCAATCGAGACCCTGGTGGTCCCCGCGGCGGTGATTGACATCTCTGCGCGGGCGGCGCGCGACCCCGACGCCCTGGTGACGCCCGACGACATTCGCGCCTGGGAGCGGCGCTACGGGCGCCTGCCCGACAATGCCGCGGTGCTCATGGCCAGCGGCTGGGGCGCGCGCGCCGGCTCCGTCCAGGCGTTCCGCAATACTGACAACAGCGGGGTGATGCACTTTCCCGGCTTTGGCAAGGACGCGATTGACTTTCTGCTGACCGAGCGCCGTATTTCGGGGATCGGGGTGGATACCCTGAGCCTGGACCACGGCCCCTCCACCGATTTTGCGGTCCACTACACTATCCTGCCGACGAACCGCTGGGGGCTGGAGAACCTGGCCAATCTGGAGAGCATTCCGCCCAGCGGGGCGACGCTCTTTGTCGGAGCGCCCAAGATCGCCGCCGGCTCCGGCGGGCCGACCCGCGTGATGGCGGTGTGGTAG
- a CDS encoding OsmC family protein: MPATWSLPEYLKRKRELVDAYRAQLRAPDAAPTPLRATVAVAAGSGVRPIRMRDHLVVSDAGAVLGGYGLGPSAPELLLGALASCIAHSALVIAADRGVAFDQLEVEVAGLLDYRGTLGVTEDAPVPPTDLTYTLRFAGSVSDEEVAAIQADIARLCPVLLALTRPTSVTGRAERL, translated from the coding sequence ATGCCCGCAACCTGGAGCCTGCCCGAGTATCTCAAACGCAAACGTGAGCTGGTAGATGCCTACCGCGCCCAGTTGCGCGCGCCCGATGCCGCCCCGACTCCACTGCGCGCGACGGTGGCTGTGGCTGCCGGCTCAGGGGTGCGCCCGATCCGCATGCGCGATCACCTGGTTGTCAGCGACGCGGGAGCGGTCCTGGGCGGGTATGGCCTGGGGCCGAGCGCGCCCGAACTGCTGCTTGGCGCTCTGGCAAGCTGCATCGCCCACTCGGCCCTGGTCATCGCCGCCGACCGCGGCGTGGCCTTCGATCAGCTCGAAGTGGAAGTTGCCGGGCTGCTCGATTACCGCGGCACGCTCGGCGTCACCGAGGACGCCCCCGTTCCTCCCACCGACCTGACCTACACCCTGCGCTTCGCCGGCTCCGTCTCCGATGAGGAAGTCGCCGCCATTCAGGCCGACATCGCCCGTCTCTGCCCGGTGCTGCTCGCGTTGACCCGGCCTACTTCGGTGACAGGCCGCGCCGAACGCCTGTAA
- a CDS encoding phosphodiester glycosidase family protein — protein MFRVATLLLIVAAVIAAAGCAPGQRDATAPLSVAAMEPTAVVVPLPTVTATPTATPLPTPTPAPTATPTPLPLSFRYAARPGDRVRLLRPGVVHLRRVTNDPLRINVLLLDLANPNLELGVSIPQNRFFGLYRTSMLARDAGALAAVNGDLFSVDEGTPQGLTMIDGQVLMAPKYRATFAWSRQRGPFIGYFTREWTWQAEVQAPDGARAPLTLLNTRCPPDQICLYNEFARQVPGREGDVKVLLGLDGRVRQVTRGQALKLGPGERALQGVGKGAAWLRKHAEVGVRLRIAITTDPPLDHYEQAISGGPIILRDGRFVQDCLCALRDCRETRQPRAVMQCEDFSTDWKLKHYFDVRMPRTAVGYDRARQTLILVVVDGYQRGYSRGMTQQELADLLLEFGADTAMELDGGGSSTMVIEEQVVNRPPDTTGERHVANALLVFYREPTVADR, from the coding sequence ATGTTCAGAGTTGCCACGTTGCTCCTGATCGTCGCGGCCGTGATCGCCGCCGCAGGCTGCGCGCCTGGCCAGCGCGACGCCACGGCTCCCTTGTCGGTGGCTGCCATGGAGCCGACTGCGGTGGTCGTCCCTCTGCCTACGGTAACGGCTACCCCCACGGCCACGCCCTTGCCGACGCCTACCCCCGCGCCAACCGCCACACCCACGCCGCTGCCCCTCTCGTTCCGCTACGCCGCCCGTCCTGGCGATCGGGTCCGATTATTGCGCCCCGGAGTGGTGCATCTGCGGCGCGTCACCAACGATCCCTTGCGGATCAATGTGCTCCTGCTCGACCTTGCCAATCCTAACCTGGAACTGGGCGTGAGCATCCCCCAGAACCGCTTCTTCGGACTGTACCGCACCTCCATGCTGGCGCGGGACGCGGGGGCGCTGGCGGCCGTCAATGGCGATCTCTTTTCGGTGGACGAAGGTACGCCGCAGGGGCTGACGATGATTGACGGCCAGGTGTTGATGGCCCCCAAGTACCGGGCTACGTTTGCCTGGAGCCGCCAGCGGGGGCCGTTCATTGGCTATTTCACCCGTGAATGGACCTGGCAGGCCGAGGTGCAGGCGCCGGATGGCGCGCGGGCGCCGCTGACGCTCCTTAACACCCGTTGCCCGCCTGACCAGATCTGCCTCTACAACGAGTTCGCGCGCCAGGTTCCGGGGCGCGAGGGCGATGTGAAGGTGCTGCTTGGCCTTGATGGGAGAGTACGTCAGGTGACGCGCGGGCAGGCGCTCAAGCTCGGTCCTGGCGAACGGGCGCTCCAGGGCGTCGGCAAGGGCGCCGCCTGGCTCCGCAAACACGCCGAGGTCGGCGTCCGGCTGCGCATCGCCATCACCACTGATCCGCCGCTTGACCATTACGAGCAGGCCATCAGCGGCGGGCCGATCATTCTGCGTGATGGGAGGTTCGTGCAGGATTGTCTGTGCGCCCTGCGTGATTGTCGCGAAACCCGGCAGCCCCGCGCCGTGATGCAGTGCGAAGATTTCTCAACCGACTGGAAACTCAAGCACTACTTTGACGTGCGCATGCCACGCACCGCGGTGGGCTACGACCGCGCCAGGCAAACGCTCATCCTGGTAGTCGTGGATGGCTACCAGCGGGGCTACAGCCGCGGCATGACCCAGCAGGAACTGGCTGATCTACTCCTGGAATTTGGCGCCGACACGGCTATGGAGCTGGACGGTGGCGGCTCCTCGACCATGGTCATCGAGGAGCAGGTGGTCAACCGGCCCCCGGACACGACCGGCGAACGGCACGTCGCCAACGCGCTGCTGGTGTTTTACCGGGAGCCAACGGTTGCCGACCGGTAA
- a CDS encoding polysaccharide deacetylase family protein has product MKHLKPLLGVLGRVILLMAPLLIIAPTLACSMPMRKVTPGMTEAPTATILPPTPPPATPTSALPAPTPAPRYALGEAAPYIPILMYHYIREVDPDADPLGFRLSVRPDRFAEHLAWLRKRGYVGLRMRDLAACLRFNDCPSRAVALTFDDGYADNATTALPLLRRYGFVATFFIVTGFVGREGYMDWKDLALLRDSGMELGAHTVSHADLAALDLDQARYEILASRQALEERLGIEVVSFSYPAGSHTPAVRRLIREAGFTSAVTSAPGARLERLDALPRRRVLGGETLEGYRWYFVPPVGAGRP; this is encoded by the coding sequence GTGAAGCACCTCAAACCGCTGCTGGGGGTTCTGGGTCGCGTGATCCTGCTGATGGCGCCCTTGCTGATCATTGCGCCGACGCTGGCCTGTTCGATGCCAATGCGTAAGGTGACGCCCGGAATGACGGAAGCGCCCACGGCGACAATTCTCCCGCCCACGCCCCCCCCGGCGACCCCGACGTCGGCGCTTCCGGCGCCAACTCCTGCCCCCCGCTACGCCCTCGGCGAGGCCGCGCCGTACATCCCCATCTTGATGTACCACTACATCCGCGAGGTGGACCCTGATGCCGACCCGCTCGGCTTCCGGCTCTCGGTGCGCCCCGACCGCTTCGCCGAGCACCTGGCCTGGCTGCGCAAGCGCGGCTACGTCGGGCTGCGTATGCGTGACCTGGCTGCCTGCCTCCGTTTTAACGACTGTCCTTCCCGCGCGGTGGCCCTCACCTTCGATGACGGCTACGCCGACAACGCCACCACGGCGCTGCCGCTGCTGCGGCGCTATGGCTTCGTGGCGACCTTTTTCATCGTGACCGGCTTCGTGGGCCGCGAGGGTTACATGGATTGGAAGGATCTGGCGTTGTTGCGTGACAGCGGGATGGAGCTTGGCGCGCACACCGTCAGCCACGCCGACCTGGCGGCCCTGGATCTGGACCAGGCGCGCTACGAGATCCTCGCCTCGCGTCAGGCGCTGGAGGAGCGGCTGGGCATCGAGGTGGTCAGCTTCAGCTATCCGGCTGGCAGCCACACCCCGGCGGTCAGGCGGCTCATCCGTGAGGCCGGCTTCACCAGCGCGGTGACCTCGGCGCCCGGCGCGCGCCTGGAGCGCCTCGATGCCCTGCCGCGCCGCCGCGTGCTGGGGGGCGAGACGCTCGAGGGCTACCGCTGGTACTTTGTGCCGCCAGTCGGAGCGGGGCGACCGTAG
- a CDS encoding DUF427 domain-containing protein, producing the protein MARAIWNGAVIAESDETVIVEGNHYFPPTAVKREYLRESATHTVCPWKGTASYYDVVVEGNVNKDAAWYYPEPKEAAKQIAGYIAFWRGVRVEA; encoded by the coding sequence ATGGCCCGGGCAATCTGGAACGGCGCAGTGATCGCCGAAAGCGACGAAACAGTGATCGTTGAAGGCAACCACTACTTCCCGCCCACGGCGGTGAAGCGCGAATACCTGCGCGAGAGCGCGACCCACACGGTCTGCCCCTGGAAGGGCACGGCCAGTTACTACGATGTGGTCGTCGAGGGCAACGTCAACAAGGATGCGGCCTGGTACTACCCCGAACCGAAGGAGGCAGCGAAGCAGATCGCCGGTTACATCGCCTTCTGGCGCGGCGTGCGCGTCGAGGCGTAG
- a CDS encoding DUF488 domain-containing protein, with product MLNRQKAVLLLLRQAGRAVSPVQLMKWAFLLANETPSHGGAHFYAFVPYKHGPYSFTLDQEKNALVRDGLLEVTGRDQLRLTPAGRQAELKLAGDVPRDIRYITDTYGHQSSQALIDLVYKKYPWYSINSQFPERRRMARPVAPCAIYTLGYEGLTADAFLNRVLEAGIQRIIDVRHNPISRRYGFHKSTLVRLATLLGLEYVHVPELGIPGAERGHLESFAQYQKLFQSYEAELSRVLEQQRMVAKLLQEKPGVLVCLEADPRFCHRSVLAQALTRIVDLPVKHLR from the coding sequence ATGCTAAACCGCCAGAAAGCCGTACTGCTGCTCCTGCGCCAGGCGGGTCGCGCGGTCTCACCGGTCCAACTAATGAAGTGGGCGTTCCTCCTCGCCAATGAGACGCCGTCGCATGGTGGAGCACACTTCTACGCCTTCGTGCCCTATAAGCACGGCCCCTATTCCTTCACGCTCGATCAAGAGAAGAATGCACTCGTGCGCGATGGACTCCTTGAGGTCACCGGGCGTGACCAGTTGCGCCTGACGCCTGCTGGCCGGCAGGCCGAGTTGAAGCTTGCCGGAGACGTGCCGCGCGATATCCGCTATATAACGGACACCTATGGCCATCAGTCATCTCAGGCGCTGATTGACCTCGTGTACAAGAAGTATCCCTGGTACTCGATCAATAGTCAATTCCCGGAACGGCGCCGTATGGCGCGGCCCGTTGCGCCATGCGCCATCTACACGCTGGGCTATGAGGGGCTGACCGCCGACGCCTTCCTGAATCGGGTGCTGGAGGCGGGTATCCAGCGCATTATTGATGTGCGTCATAACCCGATCTCCCGACGCTATGGGTTTCATAAGAGCACGCTCGTCCGCCTGGCAACTCTGCTCGGGCTGGAGTATGTGCATGTTCCGGAGCTGGGCATTCCGGGCGCCGAGCGCGGCCACCTGGAGTCGTTTGCTCAGTACCAGAAGTTGTTTCAATCCTATGAGGCTGAGCTTTCGCGGGTGCTGGAACAACAGCGCATGGTCGCGAAATTACTGCAAGAAAAGCCGGGCGTGCTGGTGTGCCTGGAGGCCGATCCACGCTTCTGCCATCGCAGCGTGCTGGCGCAGGCCCTCACCCGGATTGTGGACTTGCCTGTGAAACATCTGAGGTGA